The Dreissena polymorpha isolate Duluth1 chromosome 9, UMN_Dpol_1.0, whole genome shotgun sequence genome contains the following window.
TTCGCATTGATATTGAAATCCATGTACATGATGAAATGAAGAATCTTGGCATCTGATCCGTGGTAGGGCCTGACTGTGACACGACATACATCGCGGTATGGCCAAGCTGTGACGACATGACTGGCGGTAGGGTCAATCTGTGAAGAAATGACGCACGGTAGGGCCATACTGTGACATGACGCGTGGTAGGGTCAAGCTGTGAAGACATGACGCACGGTAGGGCCATACTGTGACATGACGCGCGGTAGGGCCATACTGTGACTTGACGCGCGGTAGGGCTAAATTGCGACACAACATGAAACGCGATAGAACCAAGCTTTGACGCCCAATGGAACATTTATGTAAAAGTGGAGATAGTAGTTCACAACTTATAGCACCTTGAAACTTATATCCGTGGCAACACCTCCTGTAATTGTactttttaaatgtttctttcttcTTCTCTGTAAACGGGTGGTGGTTCTAAAAGTATATCACGGGAATCGCTTGTAGTCAAAGACGTATAGTGTGGTGGGTGCTCTAATGACCTGTAAGGTGTGTGTTGTAATGAACGGTAGGGTGTGTGTTGTAATGAACTGTAGGGTGTGTGTTGTAATGAACTGTATGTTGGGTGTTGTAATGAACTGTAGGGTGGCGGCTGGAGAGGGACCTGTGGCAAAGCGACTGAGGTTCCATTGGTATTTGTGGGGTATAAATCCATCGTTCTAGAATAATCATCGTGGCACACAGTACTGCCGGTGATCGTTGATACTGCAAGAAGGAAAAGCAAACATTAAAGTGTCCCCGCATACTTTGCAATAGATTTTACATCATGGGAATATACATATGAATACACATACATCTGTACTGCTTAAATTCGTCGTAAAGATTTAATTTCAATATGAGTATCTTAAAATGACCCGGTTTTGTTGATGCACTTAATATTAATCCCAAAATagatttacacacacacaaaacattaACACATTATAACAAGTTTTTGATGGGTCTTTTTGAAtgaaatattttctattttcaagCAATTAAATGCGTTCGATGAAAACACAAACTCACAATTGAAATATTAAGCACGTTAAGTTATAAAATATGACAAAAGAGGAACATAGTTCTCATTGAAATTGCATTATGTTGTattaattaattgacaatgccTTAGAAAACGTgtctttgtttttaaaattatataccaCGGTCATGGCCGTAAGTGTATATTGTCCGAATATAAACACAACTTAAACAGAAACAAATGGTGAGCACTCACTTTCAAAACCAGCGTTATAAGACTGCTGAGCGTCTTGTCGAGGTCGGCGTTTCTTCTTCTTGGTGAAGACTATCACACATAATAAGCAGGCGGCGATTGCCAACAAGACCGCGAACACGATCCCCACCACCTCACCCGTCGAGAGGCCGGAACTGCTCAAGCAGATATAGAATAAAGAAACCTTTAGTTTGGTGGTCCGTTTGTGCCGTAAGTGGAATACTATTGCGAAAACACGATACAAAGGAGCGAAATGACGATGATCACGATGCGAGAACGCGAGATCGTGATATTACTGATCGAGCGATATCGCATTTTAATCTCGTGTATGCACATTGTGATCTCATCCTTGATTTTCTAAAGGTCGAAATATTAACATCGAGATCTCGCAACGTATTCTCGCAATCTCGCATCGTGATCTCGAATAGTTTTATCGCACCTTCGCATCGAAATCTCGCAACCTCGCATCGCAATTTTGGTCTATCAACCTTTGTGAGAACGCGAAGTCACGATTCGAAGACAGGATCCGAAGCCACTATCCGATTGCACGATCCGAAGCCACGATCCCAAGGAACGATATTCCGATATGAAGGTTTTTTAAAGGTTCGGTCGCCAAATTTCTGTGTATATGTATGTTCACATAATATTTCGGACATAActgataaaataatgttttgcttaattaagttttaatacaagtgaattttaagaaatattaaggggtgttgctgcagttttgctgattttttttccaccaaatagattttgttcaaaaattatattcaagtactatatacaaatactacatgtaaatgaaaaatgaaataaaatatagggtaaccggccttgttttgatttaattcaccatttttcatttaaactggaaaatctctaattgcctaaaaccaattaataaccaatgaaatagacaacatatagatattgtataagctgagatacatacaataccatttaattaaacaacacaatgccaaaaaaatggagaacacatgttaaattaaaaaaatataatacatttttatgtcaccgcaaaaaaaacatcatttttttactaatttaaacaccaaaatgtaatttaaaaaaactgtcaaatagaattctgcaaaactgctcaaatatgttcatctacgtgttgtcaccataaaacacaaatacaaaaagggggtcaccgtacttttaaccgagattttttgttttaactatccctaccgtctacgtcaaattttataaaaatacctcaattaggcaaaacccaagttccggtacatagattgtaagaaatatgcataaacattagaaattgtttacaatcttaactgggatcccaacagcttaccaaaagccattaataaaaaacaatatttaatcacaaacataataccatacagtatcaaactcgaccttaatcattaataactaaaatgtacttgttcacagatttcggcttgttttgaagtttgtgattaaatgctttaaattgataaatttaaacgacatgactaaaaagctccagtataaaacaaggatgatattaaagaaataaaaaagtataaaaaagttaaccccacctgggatcgaaccactgacaatggaattatgaaccaactcggtcatttctgcgCTACcttctgatgatactgatgaacaaaaatattgagttgtgttaatagcatcatcggtgttgctataaatatattctcggttaaataaactgccgcaacacacATTTTGTAAACTTTCTGAAAGTTTCTGAACATTTCTGAAACAAAACCGGATGTATTCGCTGATTATGCACACATTTGTGCAGCATGACATTGTaattattgacgatgctggaacagcatcgtccaaggtttgataatcatagaaaaaaaatcacaatggcaacctatgtaaaagaccgagccagtccgattgagataactcgatttttcagttcccttttgcattcgccactgcgtaggagattgctcgtcattgataacattcccctagcagagttgtcgttcatgtttcaacattcaacaatggccgcccccatgagagtctcgagtcaaaactttcttactgcataaattggcttgtttcgctatttagaagctgccATTTATGATATATggattatttattcactaaatctccgctaatgacaacaaaggatggaattcgaaggatatattcgatgtgaatggatcactttctatggcttcgcccatgagagacttgataacactcgtgtcaaaactttcttacagcttaaatcggcttgttttgctatttagaaatgcaacaattaatggaattcgaaggatatattcaatgtgaatgaagcactttctggatgtCGATagtttgacaaggcaaaactggcatactgatgatactggtatttttagttatcaatttaagtcacattttgctttataaattttgtttaagcattttgcgacttattgaatggctatgatacccgatatcaacatgtcatatgggatttgcctatcaccaagctgtcctgaaatacaacattgaatacaaactcttaACTCTAATTACTGgtaagtatgaattctttcttctttctatttaagtagttgatgtcattacagtccaaataataagacgtaatttaccgtttagtccatgtatattgacctcatatttataggagtagatattatgttaaaaggggccttttcacagattttgacatgttttgaagtaagtcattaaatgctttatattgataaatgtaaacattggatattaaaagctccagttaaaaatccagaataaaattctttaaaaaaaagtagtccgcagcagggctcgaaccagtgacccccttagtcctggagtaaaaacgcattagcctgctcaactattctgccaagtataatggtttacgtattttatacctagtataagcaatcttcgtagtttcacacaattaaacaacaacaacataactctcccaattattcaatcttttcgcgttgcaaagctttataatttttaaatcgttaaaagatgcatataatggctatattagaccatggtaaatgttcagaaatactgtttcctaaaaataacataactaaaacgaaaatttgcaaatccgatacaacttttttcaatttttgtcaatttaccaaaacgtgaaaagatccctttaaagttaaatgaaccatatcccagtaaaagagacattgaggcgattgtg
Protein-coding sequences here:
- the LOC127845131 gene encoding uncharacterized protein LOC127845131 encodes the protein MLNRSFLFGVRTGVHFDTSMGGYKLFVTHVIYLFVSFSGIFVEATELCRTIHDTEIYLYCQAGSRCCENNTKCCSGLSTGEVVGIVFAVLLAIAACLLCVIVFTKKKKRRPRQDAQQSYNAGFEISTITGSTVCHDDYSRTMDLYPTNTNGTSVALPQVPLQPPPYSSLQHPTYSSLQHTPYSSLQHTPYRSLQHTPYRSLEHPPHYTSLTTSDSRDILLEPPPVYREEERNI